Proteins encoded together in one Lepisosteus oculatus isolate fLepOcu1 chromosome 2, fLepOcu1.hap2, whole genome shotgun sequence window:
- the cnih3 gene encoding protein cornichon homolog 3 isoform X2: MTVITAFDELQTDFKNPIDQGNPLHARERLRNIERICFLLRKLVLPEYSIHGLFCIMFLCAQEWLTVGLNIPLLFYNTWRYFHSPTDSPELLYDPASVMNGDTLKFCQKEAWCKMAFYVLSFFYYLYCMIYTLVSS; encoded by the exons aTAACTGCCTTTGATGAGCTCCAAACGGACTTCAAGAACCCAATCGATCAGGGCAATCCCCTTCATGCG CGCGAAAGGCTCAGAAACATTGAGAGAATATGCTTCCTTCTGAGAAAG CTGGTGCTGCCAGAATATTCTATCCATGGCCTATTCTGTATCATGTTCCTGTGTGCTCAGGAATGGTTGACTGTAGGCTTGAACATTCCCCTTCTCTTCTACAATACATGGAG GTACTTTCACAGCCCCACAGACAGTCCTGAGTTATTATACGATCCTGCTTCAGTGATGAATGGGGATACACTGAAGTTTTGTCAAAAAGAAGCCTGGTGCAAGATGGCTTTTTATGTGCTTTCCTTCTTCTACTATCTGTACTG